A section of the Bombus fervidus isolate BK054 chromosome 9, iyBomFerv1, whole genome shotgun sequence genome encodes:
- the LOC139990858 gene encoding trypsin-1 isoform X3: MTLQFNIFIICLIFSIALIVSSKTAGNLNKKEFEPWRLNDNIRNNPFLHNSGNSEMYKKNPFLSNISMLYDSYNGNSTELNKTPVLPINNLYPNRSMQNKRVSTDKIPSITSPYTDSKSKSELKCEEYERQILGTTNALTLVGTNPEVITITNQKCKTTNHLVVGGIDASPGEFPHMIALGIKALDGSFIFSCGGTLIAPEWILTAAHCTYGPRSPTNARIGMSNLRNNQQGITTAINRIVRHPSYKPPAMYADIALVKLSTAVVFNNEIRPACLYQRYDTVPMQAWISGWGVTEFDAEEESDQLQKALLNIVDNIDCAIKYNQSMSIAIPYGIMPSMICAGDTLNGWNKDTCQGDSGGPLQIPHPRNECLFQVLGITSFGQGCAIVNTPGVYTRVSHYLNWIEDIVWP; the protein is encoded by the exons ATGACACTccaatttaacatttttattatatgtttaatatttagcATAGCGTTAATTGTGTCCTCGAAAACAGCAG gaaacttaaataaaaaagaatttgagCCATGGAGATTAAATGATAACATCCGCAATAATCCATTTCTTCATAATTCAGGCAACAGtgaaatgtataaaaagaatcctttcttatcaaatatttcaatgttgTATGATTCATATAATGGGAATAGTACTGAATTGAACAAAACACCT GTACTTCccataaataatttgtatccTAACAGAAGTATGCAGAATAAGAGGGTATCAACGGATAAAATTCCAAGTATAACAAGTCCATACACAGATTCAAAATCAAAGTCAGAACTTA AATGTGAGGAATATGAAAGACAAATCTTAGGCACAACAAATGCATTGACTTTAGTGGGTACAAATCCAGAGGTGATTACAATAACTAATCAAAAATGTAAGACCACAAACCATCTTGTTGTTGGAGGTATCGATGCTTCTCCTGGAGAATTTCCTCACATGATTGCTTTAGGCATTAAAGCTTTAGATGggtcatttattttttcatgcgGTGGCACTCTTATTGCTCCAGAATGGATACTTACTGCTGCACACTGTACTTATGGGCCAAG AAGCCCTACAAATGCTCGTATTGGTATGTCTAACTTGAGAAATAATCAACAAGGTATCACAACTGCGATCAACAGGATAGTACGACATCCAAGTTATAAACCTCCTGCTATGTATGCTGACATAGCTCTTGTAAAGCTAAGTACAGCTGTTGTCTTTAACAATGAAATAAGACCCGCTTGTTTATACCAACGATATGATACTGTGCCTATGCAAGCATGGATCAGTGGTTGGGGAGTTACAGAATTTG ATGCAGAAGAAGAGAGTGATCAACTACAAAAGGCTCTTCTTAATATTGTTGATAACATAGATTGTGCAATAAAATACAATCAGTCTATGTCAATAGCAATACCATATGGAATTATGCCAAGTATGATTTGTGCAGGAGATACTCTCAATGGTTGGAATAAAGATACTTGTCAAGGAGATTCAGGAGGCCCCTTACAAATACCCCATCCAAGAAATGAATGCTTATTTCAAGTATTAGGTATTACCAGTTTTGGACAAGGCTGTGCAATTGTCAATACACCTGGAGTATATACTAGAGTTTCACACTATCTTAACTGGATTGAAGATATTGTTTGGccataa
- the LOC139990858 gene encoding trypsin-1 isoform X4: MYKKNPFLSNISMLYDSYNGNSTELNKTPVNNKSFKVSESSIVLPINNLYPNRSMQNKRVSTDKIPSITSPYTDSKSKSELKCEEYERQILGTTNALTLVGTNPEVITITNQKCKTTNHLVVGGIDASPGEFPHMIALGIKALDGSFIFSCGGTLIAPEWILTAAHCTYGPRSPTNARIGMSNLRNNQQGITTAINRIVRHPSYKPPAMYADIALVKLSTAVVFNNEIRPACLYQRYDTVPMQAWISGWGVTEFDAEEESDQLQKALLNIVDNIDCAIKYNQSMSIAIPYGIMPSMICAGDTLNGWNKDTCQGDSGGPLQIPHPRNECLFQVLGITSFGQGCAIVNTPGVYTRVSHYLNWIEDIVWP; encoded by the exons atgtataaaaagaatcctttcttatcaaatatttcaatgttgTATGATTCATATAATGGGAATAGTACTGAATTGAACAAAACACCTGTAAATAACAAATCATTCAAGGTATCAGAAAGCTCTATT GTACTTCccataaataatttgtatccTAACAGAAGTATGCAGAATAAGAGGGTATCAACGGATAAAATTCCAAGTATAACAAGTCCATACACAGATTCAAAATCAAAGTCAGAACTTA AATGTGAGGAATATGAAAGACAAATCTTAGGCACAACAAATGCATTGACTTTAGTGGGTACAAATCCAGAGGTGATTACAATAACTAATCAAAAATGTAAGACCACAAACCATCTTGTTGTTGGAGGTATCGATGCTTCTCCTGGAGAATTTCCTCACATGATTGCTTTAGGCATTAAAGCTTTAGATGggtcatttattttttcatgcgGTGGCACTCTTATTGCTCCAGAATGGATACTTACTGCTGCACACTGTACTTATGGGCCAAG AAGCCCTACAAATGCTCGTATTGGTATGTCTAACTTGAGAAATAATCAACAAGGTATCACAACTGCGATCAACAGGATAGTACGACATCCAAGTTATAAACCTCCTGCTATGTATGCTGACATAGCTCTTGTAAAGCTAAGTACAGCTGTTGTCTTTAACAATGAAATAAGACCCGCTTGTTTATACCAACGATATGATACTGTGCCTATGCAAGCATGGATCAGTGGTTGGGGAGTTACAGAATTTG ATGCAGAAGAAGAGAGTGATCAACTACAAAAGGCTCTTCTTAATATTGTTGATAACATAGATTGTGCAATAAAATACAATCAGTCTATGTCAATAGCAATACCATATGGAATTATGCCAAGTATGATTTGTGCAGGAGATACTCTCAATGGTTGGAATAAAGATACTTGTCAAGGAGATTCAGGAGGCCCCTTACAAATACCCCATCCAAGAAATGAATGCTTATTTCAAGTATTAGGTATTACCAGTTTTGGACAAGGCTGTGCAATTGTCAATACACCTGGAGTATATACTAGAGTTTCACACTATCTTAACTGGATTGAAGATATTGTTTGGccataa
- the LOC139990858 gene encoding trypsin-1 isoform X2, whose translation MTLQFNIFIICLIFSIALIVSSKTAGNLNKKEFEPWRLNDNIRNNPFLHNSGNSEMYKKNPFLSNISMLYDSYNGNSTELNKTPVNNKSFKVLPINNLYPNRSMQNKRVSTDKIPSITSPYTDSKSKSELKCEEYERQILGTTNALTLVGTNPEVITITNQKCKTTNHLVVGGIDASPGEFPHMIALGIKALDGSFIFSCGGTLIAPEWILTAAHCTYGPRSPTNARIGMSNLRNNQQGITTAINRIVRHPSYKPPAMYADIALVKLSTAVVFNNEIRPACLYQRYDTVPMQAWISGWGVTEFDAEEESDQLQKALLNIVDNIDCAIKYNQSMSIAIPYGIMPSMICAGDTLNGWNKDTCQGDSGGPLQIPHPRNECLFQVLGITSFGQGCAIVNTPGVYTRVSHYLNWIEDIVWP comes from the exons ATGACACTccaatttaacatttttattatatgtttaatatttagcATAGCGTTAATTGTGTCCTCGAAAACAGCAG gaaacttaaataaaaaagaatttgagCCATGGAGATTAAATGATAACATCCGCAATAATCCATTTCTTCATAATTCAGGCAACAGtgaaatgtataaaaagaatcctttcttatcaaatatttcaatgttgTATGATTCATATAATGGGAATAGTACTGAATTGAACAAAACACCTGTAAATAACAAATCATTCAAG GTACTTCccataaataatttgtatccTAACAGAAGTATGCAGAATAAGAGGGTATCAACGGATAAAATTCCAAGTATAACAAGTCCATACACAGATTCAAAATCAAAGTCAGAACTTA AATGTGAGGAATATGAAAGACAAATCTTAGGCACAACAAATGCATTGACTTTAGTGGGTACAAATCCAGAGGTGATTACAATAACTAATCAAAAATGTAAGACCACAAACCATCTTGTTGTTGGAGGTATCGATGCTTCTCCTGGAGAATTTCCTCACATGATTGCTTTAGGCATTAAAGCTTTAGATGggtcatttattttttcatgcgGTGGCACTCTTATTGCTCCAGAATGGATACTTACTGCTGCACACTGTACTTATGGGCCAAG AAGCCCTACAAATGCTCGTATTGGTATGTCTAACTTGAGAAATAATCAACAAGGTATCACAACTGCGATCAACAGGATAGTACGACATCCAAGTTATAAACCTCCTGCTATGTATGCTGACATAGCTCTTGTAAAGCTAAGTACAGCTGTTGTCTTTAACAATGAAATAAGACCCGCTTGTTTATACCAACGATATGATACTGTGCCTATGCAAGCATGGATCAGTGGTTGGGGAGTTACAGAATTTG ATGCAGAAGAAGAGAGTGATCAACTACAAAAGGCTCTTCTTAATATTGTTGATAACATAGATTGTGCAATAAAATACAATCAGTCTATGTCAATAGCAATACCATATGGAATTATGCCAAGTATGATTTGTGCAGGAGATACTCTCAATGGTTGGAATAAAGATACTTGTCAAGGAGATTCAGGAGGCCCCTTACAAATACCCCATCCAAGAAATGAATGCTTATTTCAAGTATTAGGTATTACCAGTTTTGGACAAGGCTGTGCAATTGTCAATACACCTGGAGTATATACTAGAGTTTCACACTATCTTAACTGGATTGAAGATATTGTTTGGccataa
- the LOC139990858 gene encoding trypsin-1 isoform X1 has protein sequence MTLQFNIFIICLIFSIALIVSSKTAGNLNKKEFEPWRLNDNIRNNPFLHNSGNSEMYKKNPFLSNISMLYDSYNGNSTELNKTPVNNKSFKVSESSIVLPINNLYPNRSMQNKRVSTDKIPSITSPYTDSKSKSELKCEEYERQILGTTNALTLVGTNPEVITITNQKCKTTNHLVVGGIDASPGEFPHMIALGIKALDGSFIFSCGGTLIAPEWILTAAHCTYGPRSPTNARIGMSNLRNNQQGITTAINRIVRHPSYKPPAMYADIALVKLSTAVVFNNEIRPACLYQRYDTVPMQAWISGWGVTEFDAEEESDQLQKALLNIVDNIDCAIKYNQSMSIAIPYGIMPSMICAGDTLNGWNKDTCQGDSGGPLQIPHPRNECLFQVLGITSFGQGCAIVNTPGVYTRVSHYLNWIEDIVWP, from the exons ATGACACTccaatttaacatttttattatatgtttaatatttagcATAGCGTTAATTGTGTCCTCGAAAACAGCAG gaaacttaaataaaaaagaatttgagCCATGGAGATTAAATGATAACATCCGCAATAATCCATTTCTTCATAATTCAGGCAACAGtgaaatgtataaaaagaatcctttcttatcaaatatttcaatgttgTATGATTCATATAATGGGAATAGTACTGAATTGAACAAAACACCTGTAAATAACAAATCATTCAAGGTATCAGAAAGCTCTATT GTACTTCccataaataatttgtatccTAACAGAAGTATGCAGAATAAGAGGGTATCAACGGATAAAATTCCAAGTATAACAAGTCCATACACAGATTCAAAATCAAAGTCAGAACTTA AATGTGAGGAATATGAAAGACAAATCTTAGGCACAACAAATGCATTGACTTTAGTGGGTACAAATCCAGAGGTGATTACAATAACTAATCAAAAATGTAAGACCACAAACCATCTTGTTGTTGGAGGTATCGATGCTTCTCCTGGAGAATTTCCTCACATGATTGCTTTAGGCATTAAAGCTTTAGATGggtcatttattttttcatgcgGTGGCACTCTTATTGCTCCAGAATGGATACTTACTGCTGCACACTGTACTTATGGGCCAAG AAGCCCTACAAATGCTCGTATTGGTATGTCTAACTTGAGAAATAATCAACAAGGTATCACAACTGCGATCAACAGGATAGTACGACATCCAAGTTATAAACCTCCTGCTATGTATGCTGACATAGCTCTTGTAAAGCTAAGTACAGCTGTTGTCTTTAACAATGAAATAAGACCCGCTTGTTTATACCAACGATATGATACTGTGCCTATGCAAGCATGGATCAGTGGTTGGGGAGTTACAGAATTTG ATGCAGAAGAAGAGAGTGATCAACTACAAAAGGCTCTTCTTAATATTGTTGATAACATAGATTGTGCAATAAAATACAATCAGTCTATGTCAATAGCAATACCATATGGAATTATGCCAAGTATGATTTGTGCAGGAGATACTCTCAATGGTTGGAATAAAGATACTTGTCAAGGAGATTCAGGAGGCCCCTTACAAATACCCCATCCAAGAAATGAATGCTTATTTCAAGTATTAGGTATTACCAGTTTTGGACAAGGCTGTGCAATTGTCAATACACCTGGAGTATATACTAGAGTTTCACACTATCTTAACTGGATTGAAGATATTGTTTGGccataa
- the LOC139990856 gene encoding spermine oxidase — protein sequence MLYYLIFLFCLISGTISEDTKLPRIVIVGAGASGIAAASKLIENGFKNLIILEAENRIGGRVNTVKFDEYVIDLGAQWVHGEKGNVVYELVAPLNITDHSKPINDEIYTSTGELLDPRITKNITDTYLSFGRTSPEMSDDECQHSVGECLIYKFKDNFEMFPELNETIQDQLLWLLNLMETSFDPADDWFDIAAKTYTDYSVCEGDLAINWRKRGYGTILDILMKRFPNPENELPVLNKTVLNAEVTKVDYSSDDNTVKITTLDGKEYTADHVIMTPSLGVLKAQHETLFNPSLPESKIKSIKGLGFGNACKIFLAFDDVWFTPTETNNAGYRILWSKEEREKLESDPKTRWIPYTAAFNFVDHKPRLLQAWVSGRGARLMDDLTDDEVFDQTVQILNNMLLKHHNVTRPIAMIRSKWHQNKHFRGTYSYQSVDSIRMNSTAKELSEPIMKMGKPIILFGGEATNKNHYSTVHGAIASGWREAERLINLYDN from the exons ATGCTCTATTACTTGATCTTTCTGTTTTGCCTGATCTCAGGTACGATTTCTGAAGATACTAAATTGCCGCGTATAGTGATCGTTGGTGCTGGAGCGTCTGGTATCGCAGCTGCGTCGAAATTGATCGAGAATGGttttaaaaatcttattaTTTTGGAAGCCGAGAATCGAATCGGTGGACGGGTAAATACAGTAAAATTTG ACGAGTACGTGATCGATTTAGGCGCGCAATGGGTTCACGGAGAGAAGGGAAATGTTGTGTACGAATTGGTAGCTCCTTTGAACATTACAGATCACTCGAAACCAATTAACGATGAAATATACACATCTACTGGTGAATTACTCGATCCTAGAATCACAAAGAACATTACGGATACTTACCTATCTTTTGGACGCACTAGTCCGGAGATGTCGGATGATGAGTGTCAGCATTCCGTCGGTGAATGTCTCATATACAA GTTCAAAGACAATTTTGAGATGTTTCCGGAACTAAATGAAACGATACAGGATCAATTACTGTGGCTGTTGAATTTAATGGAGACTAGCTTTGATCCTGCCGATGACTGGTTCGATATCGCAGCGAAAACGTATACCGATTATAGTGTGTGTGAGGGTGATCTGGCGATCAATTGGAGGAAACGAGGATATGGTACTATTCTCGATATATTAATG aaAAGATTTCCAAATCCAGAGAATGAGTTACCTGTGCTAAACAAAACGGTACTTAATGCTGAAGTAACGAAAGTTGATTACTCCAGTGACGATAATACCGTGAAAATAACAACGCTCGATGGAAAAGAATATACAGCCGATCATGTCATCATGACACCTTCTTTAGGAGTGCTTAAAGCACAGCACGAAACTCTCTTTAATCCTTCATTGCCGGAATCAAAAATTAagagtattaag GGACTGGGATTTGGAAAtgcttgtaaaatatttttagccTTCGATGATGTTTGGTTTACTCCCACAGAAACGAACAACGCAGGATATAGAATTTTGTGGAGTaaagaagaaagggaaaagcTTGAGAGTGAT ccAAAAACGAGGTGGATACCTTACACAGCAGCCTTTAACTTTGTCGACCACAAGCCTCGTTTATTGCAAGCATGGGTATCTGGAAGAGGTGCGCGGTTAATGGATGACCTCACTGATGACGAAGTTTTTGATCAAACagtacaaatattaaataatatgttgTTGAAACATCATAATGTCACTAGGCCAATAGCGATGATTAG GAGTAAATGGCATCAAAATAAACATTTCCGGGGTACATATAGTTATCAGAGCGTAGATTCTATAAGGATGAACTCTACCGCGAAGGAATTATCAGAGCCAATTATGAAAATGGGGAAACCC ATAATTCTATTCGGAGGTGAAGCTACCAACAAAAACCACTACTCTACAGTACATGGAGCAATTGCCTCTGGGTGGAGAGAAGCAGAAAGATTAATAAATCTTTACGacaattaa
- the LOC139990851 gene encoding LOW QUALITY PROTEIN: uncharacterized protein (The sequence of the model RefSeq protein was modified relative to this genomic sequence to represent the inferred CDS: substituted 1 base at 1 genomic stop codon), translated as MFKDPKIIIIGAGAAGIAAAARLIEKGLKNITILEGKDRIGGRIHTVEFSDNVVELGAQWVHGEQGNVVFGLAYPHKLLDSSKCFNEFDRHLFVTAKGEILSKEESIETLKIYYDISENISDDIHNSESYGEYFINQFYKTFNKNPFTSRNKAEQLLDWIHKFDNSIQCSDSWFDVSAKEIVNYWTCDGDLVLNWKNHGYRTLFALLSQKISNAKNKLPIMEKIEFNKDVYNIDYTSDNNIIVKTKDGSTYKASHVIFTASLGVLKEKHNTMFTPLLPGTKQHAIKGLNIGTVNKVFLEFPHRWWQEECAGFSLIWSKEDKEEFIKSYGQDYEWLCDVFAFISVDYQPRVLCAWISGKFAKQMELLSDNDVSDGLYLLLEMFLSKTYNIPKFDQMIRSSWYTDECFRGSYTFKSITTEKLNAKTKDLAEPIILADGKPIILFAGEATHEHYYSTVHGAVETGFREADRIIDFYRTRGCINNFNKLERTVNASSQKVTRTKLVIVGAGIAGLAAAKTLDEADFKDYLLIEAQNEIGGRIQSIPWNKAWIECGAQFVHGDQSQLAQLCYEHDLLSDIQCQDGQGIFIRNNGCKVDEALIEEIDDLVRTTLEDCEDCENKDIEVGFENIDAVLRNCLNTHLHKKNDPLAIRTIKKEIFDWNVRFLVIDNACFTLDELSTKYWGKFKFVGGSEHVSFKSXYTALPKLIADSLGKENLFLNTSVDSIEWQQVIDNDFNSPLIINISNNTRILADCVIITCSLGYLKENYKKMFTPPLPNLFSQAIECLGFGLINKVFLDFGVPWWKPGTKGFQLLWKEGVFCNKNLAIWTRDLTGFDVLPNHEGVLLGWVGGRGAYIIETLSEQQVATDCENLLKHYLKSDKISPIKKCLRTQWNANKYVRGSYSHITTRCDANGITPHSLAEAIWGKAKEYDNKDVPIIMFAGEATHENFYSTTHGAYDTGVKQAQTFLRHHVVKN; from the exons ATGTTTAAAGAtccaaaaataataatcattgGTGCTGGAGCAGCGGGTATTGCTGCAGCAGCTAGATTAATAGAAAAgggattaaaaaatattacaattctcGAAGGAAAAGATCGGATCGGCGGTAGAATACATACAGTAGAATTtt cgGATAATGTAGTGGAATTGGGTGCACAATGGGTTCATGGTGAACAGGGGAATGTTGTTTTTGGTCTTGCTTATCCACACAAACTATTAGATTCGTCAAAATGCTTTAATGAATTCGATAGACACTtatttgttactgcaaaaggTGAAATTCTCtcaaaagaagaaagtatagaaacattaaaaatatactatgatatttctgaaaatatatcGGATGATATACATAATTCAGAGTCATATggggaatattttataaatca attttataaaacatttaacaaAAATCCGTTTACTAGTCGTAATAAAGCCGAGCAATTACTAGATTGGATACATAAATTTGATAATTCCATTCAATGTAGTGATTCATGGTTTGATGTTTCTgcaaaagaaattgtaaattattggaCTTGTGATGGAGATCTTGTACTCAATTGGAAGAATCATGGCTATAGAACATTATTTGCTTTATTatct caaaaaatatcaaatgcaaaaaataaattgcctataatggaaaaaatagaatttaacaAAGATGTTTATAATATTGACTATACTTCAGATAacaatataattgtaaaaacaaaagatGGTTCAACATATAAAGCATCTCATGTTATATTTACTGCATCTCTTGGTGTTCTTAAAGAGAAACACAACACAATGTTCACTCCACTTTTACCTGGAACAAAGCAACATGCAATAAAG GGTTTAAATATTGGAACTGTAAATAAAGTGTTCTTGGAATTCCCACATAGATGGTGGCAAGAAGAGTGTGCAGGTTTTAGTTTAATATGGTCTAAGGAAgataaagaagaatttattaaatcttatGGACAA GATTATGAGTGGCTATGTGATGTGTTTGCATTTATTTCTGTGGATTATCAACCAAGAGTACTATGTGCATGGATCTCTGGTAAATTTGCAAAACAAATGGAGTTACTGTCTGATAATGATGTATCTGATGGACTATATTTATTACTAGAAATGTTTTTgagtaaaacgtataatattcCAAAATTTGATCAAATGATTag aTCATCATGGTATACTGATGAATGTTTCCGTGGATCGTACACCTTTAAAAGTATAACAACTGAAAAGCTAAACGCGAAAACGAAAGATTTAGCTGAACCTATTATATTAGCTGATGGGAAACCT aTAATCCTTTTCGCTGGAGAGGCGACGCACGAACATTATTATTCCACTGTGCATGGTGCAGTTGAAACGGGTTTCAGAGAAGCTGATAGaataatagatttttatag AACACGTGGTTGCATAAACAACTTCAATAAACTGGAAAGGACAGTGAATGCGTCAAGCCAAAAAGTAACAAGAACGAAGCTTGTAATAGTAGGTGCAGGCATTGCTGGATTAGCGGCTGCGAAGACATTAGACGAAGCAGATTTCAAAGATTATCTATTAATCGAAG CGCAAAATGAAATCGGTGGTCGAATTCAATCTATTCCGTGGAATAAAGCTTGGATAGAATGTGGGGCACAGTTTGTACACGGTGATCAAAGTCAGTTAGCCCAATTATGTTATGAACATGATTTACTCTCAGATATACAATGTCAAGATGGTCAAGGAATTTTCATTCGCAATAATGGTTGTAAAGTAGATGAAGCTTTGATAGAGGAGATAGATGACCTTGTTCGCACTACATTAGAAGATTGCGAAGATTGTGAAAACAAAGATATCGAAGTAGGCTTTGAAAATATCGATGCGGTTTTAAGAAATTGTCTCAATACACATTTACATAAAAAGAATGACCCATTAGCAATAAGAACCataaagaaggaaatttttgATTGGAATGTTAGATTTCTTGTAATAGATAATGCTTGCTTCACACTTGATGAACTGTCCACCAAATATTGGGGGAAATTTAAG TTTGTCGGCGGCTCAGAACACGTGTCGTTTAAATCCTGATATACGGCTTTACCCAAACTCATCGCTGATAGTTTGggtaaagaaaatttattcctaAATACCTCTGTTGATTCAATCGAGTGGCAACAAGTAATAGATAATGATTTCAATTCCCCacttattataaatatctctAACAATACTCGTATTCTTGCGGATTGTGTAATAATTACCTGCTCTCTTGGTTATTTAAAAGAGAATTATAAGAAGATGTTCACTCCCCCCTTACCGAATCTCTTCAGCCAGGCAATCGAATGTTTAGGTTTCGGTTTAATAAATAAGGTTTTCCTCGATTTCGGTGTTCCTTGGTGGAAACCTGGTACCAAAGGGTTTCAATTACTTTGGAAAGAAGGAGtattttgcaataaaaatctGGCTATATGGACTAGAGATCTGACGGGTTTCGATGTTCTGCCAAATCACGAAGGTGTACTCCTTGGTTGGGTTGGTGGACGCGGAGCTTATATTATTGAAACTTTAAGCGAACAACAGGTCGCAACAGACTGTGAAAATTTActtaaacattatttaaaatctgataaaatatcaccaataaaaaaatgtttgaggACTCAGTGGAATGCAAATAAGTATGTTCGTGGTAGTTACAGTCATATTACAACAAGATGTGACGCGAATGGCATTACGCCACACAGTTTAGCAGAGGCGATATGGGGCAAGGCAAAAGAATATGATAATAAG gaTGTGCCTATCATTATGTTTGCTGGTGAAGCAACGCACGAGAATTTTTACTCTACGACTCATGGTGCTTACGATACTGGAGTAAAACAAGCACAAACCTTTTTACGACATCACGTCgttaagaattaa